Proteins encoded in a region of the Agromyces protaetiae genome:
- a CDS encoding ABC transporter permease — protein sequence MTHDSSAEAAASPVTAPAGVLAAPPAPSGRGLTAAARGLGPLRLVAGKALAAVLVLLGAATAAFFAQASIPGDRATAILNIRNGQAIERTPEELAPIIAEYHLDDPTLVQYFTYLRGLVTGDLGTSYQQHRPVLAIVADQLGATIVLTLTALLFAWILMIVWVSLTAGRGPRVRAIGGFVDTVTAGLPHYWLGIILLLVFALGLGWFPVIGGTGLHGLILPALTLAIPLAGFMGQATRTEFERALDQPFVLSARTRGMGDTGVRLRHVLRHAVLPAITLSGWALGATISGAVVVEAVFARPGIGSVLVSAVNSQDMPVVIGVVMLIAAFYVIANLVVDVAYVLVDPRLRRTA from the coding sequence ATGACGCACGATTCGTCAGCTGAGGCGGCGGCGTCGCCCGTGACGGCACCGGCCGGGGTCCTCGCGGCCCCGCCGGCGCCGTCCGGGCGAGGGCTCACGGCGGCCGCGCGCGGCCTCGGTCCCCTCCGTCTCGTCGCCGGTAAGGCGCTCGCTGCCGTGCTCGTGCTGCTCGGCGCGGCGACCGCCGCGTTCTTCGCGCAGGCGTCGATCCCGGGCGACCGGGCGACGGCGATCCTGAACATCCGCAACGGGCAGGCCATCGAACGCACACCTGAGGAGCTCGCGCCGATCATCGCCGAGTACCACCTCGACGACCCGACCCTGGTGCAGTACTTCACTTATCTGCGCGGGCTCGTGACGGGCGACCTGGGCACGTCCTACCAGCAGCACCGGCCGGTGCTCGCGATCGTCGCCGACCAGCTGGGCGCGACGATCGTGCTCACGCTCACGGCGCTGCTGTTCGCCTGGATCCTCATGATCGTGTGGGTCTCGCTGACCGCCGGCCGGGGACCCCGCGTGCGCGCGATCGGCGGGTTCGTCGACACCGTGACCGCCGGCCTCCCCCATTACTGGCTGGGCATCATCCTGCTGCTCGTGTTCGCGCTCGGGCTCGGCTGGTTCCCCGTCATCGGCGGCACCGGGTTGCACGGACTCATCCTCCCGGCGCTCACGCTCGCGATCCCACTCGCCGGCTTCATGGGCCAGGCCACGCGCACCGAGTTCGAGCGCGCACTCGACCAGCCGTTCGTGCTCAGTGCCCGCACGCGCGGCATGGGTGACACGGGGGTCCGCCTCCGGCATGTGCTGCGACACGCGGTGCTGCCGGCGATCACGCTCTCGGGCTGGGCGCTCGGTGCGACCATCTCGGGCGCGGTCGTCGTCGAGGCCGTGTTCGCACGGCCCGGCATCGGCAGCGTGCTCGTCTCGGCCGTGAACTCGCAGGACATGCCCGTCGTCATCGGCGTGGTCATGCTCATCGCCGCGTTCTATGTGATCGCGAACCTCGTCGTCGACGTCGCGTACGTGCTCGTCGATCCGCGCCTGAGGAGGACCGCATGA
- a CDS encoding ABC transporter substrate-binding protein yields MTSRPRALPAFAVAAAATFALAGCAAGGQAAAGDPVDGGTIVYAHQQEPACVFGGWIEQAYLSANVLDSLVSLDEDGTAVPWLAEEWGVSDDGLHWTFELKPGVTFTDGSPLTAEAVAYNFDHWVNHGGNGTALAWLGGYYEGASAVDELTVQVDLSKPYPRLAETLTQGYFGIQSQEALETRSDEANCESPIGTGAFVVDHWNRGQEIVLTRNDEYTSPPANAGHTGPAHVEEVVWKFVADATTRVAALKSGEVDAIYDVPAVQWNSTEQAGFTLEKYVTGGRPQQLTFNTAEGPFTDERVRQAFAYSLDRQTLVETIGRGVIPYEGNGGVSQSTPGWSQEAADRYTFDLDQAEALLDEAGWTGTDADGYRTKDGETLDIVLPYGAGSIINADGASILQGVQEQAKQAGFKVELIPVPQAELFSGAYGGPSERDIYPGYWTAVTSGILYVNWRQSTPEWPNYNNDSFTNYPELEAIILEANSTADVDAQNALYAEAQEYIADHALAIGIYDRLSTLAISPELDGVKQEHSQGGPTFYDARFVS; encoded by the coding sequence ATGACCTCACGACCACGCGCCCTCCCGGCGTTCGCCGTCGCCGCAGCCGCCACGTTCGCGCTGGCCGGATGCGCCGCGGGTGGCCAGGCCGCGGCCGGCGATCCGGTCGACGGCGGCACCATCGTCTACGCACACCAGCAGGAGCCGGCGTGCGTGTTCGGCGGCTGGATCGAGCAGGCCTACCTGAGCGCGAACGTGCTCGACAGCCTCGTCTCACTCGACGAAGACGGCACGGCCGTGCCGTGGCTCGCCGAGGAGTGGGGGGTGAGCGACGACGGCCTGCACTGGACCTTCGAGCTCAAGCCCGGGGTCACGTTCACGGACGGCTCGCCGCTCACGGCCGAGGCCGTCGCCTACAACTTCGACCACTGGGTGAACCACGGCGGCAACGGCACGGCACTCGCCTGGCTCGGCGGCTACTACGAGGGCGCCTCGGCGGTCGACGAGCTGACGGTGCAGGTGGACCTCTCGAAGCCGTACCCCCGCCTCGCCGAGACGTTGACGCAGGGCTACTTCGGCATCCAGTCGCAGGAGGCGCTCGAGACGCGCAGCGACGAAGCGAACTGCGAGTCGCCGATCGGGACGGGCGCATTCGTGGTCGACCACTGGAACCGCGGTCAGGAGATCGTGCTCACGCGCAACGACGAGTACACCTCGCCGCCCGCCAACGCCGGCCACACGGGGCCGGCGCACGTCGAGGAGGTCGTCTGGAAGTTCGTCGCCGATGCGACGACCCGCGTCGCCGCGCTCAAGAGCGGCGAGGTCGACGCGATCTACGATGTGCCGGCGGTGCAGTGGAACAGCACCGAGCAGGCCGGTTTCACCCTTGAGAAGTACGTCACGGGCGGCCGACCGCAACAGCTCACCTTCAACACGGCCGAGGGGCCGTTCACGGATGAGCGCGTGCGCCAGGCATTCGCCTACTCGCTCGACCGCCAGACGCTCGTCGAGACGATCGGCCGCGGCGTCATCCCCTACGAGGGCAACGGCGGCGTGAGCCAGAGCACGCCGGGCTGGAGCCAGGAGGCCGCCGACCGGTACACGTTCGACCTCGACCAGGCCGAGGCGCTGCTCGACGAGGCCGGCTGGACCGGGACGGACGCCGACGGCTACCGCACCAAGGACGGCGAGACGCTCGACATCGTGCTGCCGTACGGCGCTGGATCGATCATCAACGCCGACGGCGCCTCGATCCTGCAGGGCGTGCAGGAGCAGGCCAAGCAGGCCGGCTTCAAGGTCGAGCTGATCCCCGTGCCGCAGGCCGAGCTGTTCTCGGGCGCGTACGGCGGCCCGAGCGAGCGCGACATCTACCCGGGGTACTGGACGGCGGTGACGAGCGGCATCCTCTACGTGAACTGGCGGCAGTCGACGCCAGAGTGGCCGAACTACAACAACGACTCGTTCACGAACTACCCCGAGCTCGAGGCCATCATCCTCGAGGCCAACTCCACGGCCGATGTCGATGCGCAGAACGCGCTGTACGCCGAGGCCCAGGAGTACATCGCCGACCATGCACTCGCCATCGGCATCTACGACCGCCTCTCCACGCTGGCGATCTCCCCGGAGCTCGACGGCGTGAAGCAGGAGCACTCGCAGGGAGGACCGACCTTCTATGACGCACGATTCGTCAGCTGA
- the msuE gene encoding FMN reductase — protein MSDALSLVAVSGSLHTPSKTTVLASEILDRFTEAFAAAGLEVEPTLLELSDIGREFSGALSRSELSPAAEEAVRSIESATLLIVASPVYRASFTGLFKHVFDFVGQYALIDKPVLLAATGGSDRHALIIEHQFRPLFSFFQAITLPIGVYASDGDFVDYRIESDALHERIDQAVLRGVPVVRGTLPQSLSEYVSIW, from the coding sequence ATGTCCGATGCACTCTCGCTGGTCGCCGTCTCCGGCAGCCTGCACACGCCGTCCAAGACCACCGTGCTCGCGAGCGAGATCCTCGACCGGTTCACCGAGGCGTTCGCCGCCGCCGGGCTCGAGGTCGAGCCGACGTTGCTGGAGCTCAGTGACATCGGCCGGGAGTTCTCGGGCGCACTGAGCCGGTCGGAGTTGAGTCCCGCGGCCGAGGAGGCGGTTCGGAGCATCGAGTCGGCGACCTTGCTGATCGTCGCGAGCCCGGTCTACCGGGCGAGCTTCACGGGCCTGTTCAAGCACGTGTTCGACTTCGTCGGCCAGTATGCGCTGATCGACAAGCCCGTGCTGCTCGCGGCGACGGGTGGCAGCGATCGGCACGCGCTCATCATCGAGCACCAGTTCCGTCCCCTGTTCTCGTTCTTCCAGGCGATCACGCTCCCGATCGGGGTGTACGCGAGCGACGGCGACTTCGTCGACTACCGGATCGAGTCCGATGCGCTGCACGAGCGGATCGATCAGGCGGTGCTGCGCGGGGTGCCGGTGGTCCGCGGCACCCTCCCGCAGTCGCTCTCGGAGTACGTGTCGATCTGGTGA
- a CDS encoding cytochrome b/b6 domain-containing protein: MPPDSRSLLAGLTWKRFLIGAGGALVLLVLVVAAARGLRTLPGVQAFIETYPGHRELAPGGPVGIPAWLGWQHFLNVFFLVLLVRTGLIIRSKQRPPAFWTRDNSRFPRTKGTPRRLGISVWLHLVVDVFWVLNGVVYVVLLFATGQWLRVVPTSWDVVPNAISVVLQYASLEWPVEHAWLYYNDAQVLSYFAVVFIASPIAIVTGLRLSPVWPREGRLTSLPSERTARALHFPTMLFFVLFTFVHVVLVLTTGALRNLNAMYASRDADDWVGFAVFAVSVVVLVAGWLIARPLVLAPVAERFGSLRRMPPPPRRDTPAN; this comes from the coding sequence GTGCCGCCCGACTCGCGTTCCCTGCTGGCGGGTCTGACGTGGAAGCGGTTCCTGATCGGGGCCGGCGGCGCCCTCGTCCTGCTCGTGCTCGTGGTCGCCGCGGCCCGCGGCCTGCGCACCCTTCCGGGCGTGCAGGCGTTCATCGAGACCTACCCGGGTCACCGCGAGCTCGCGCCCGGTGGTCCGGTCGGGATCCCGGCCTGGCTCGGCTGGCAGCACTTCCTGAACGTCTTCTTCCTGGTGCTGCTCGTGCGCACCGGGCTCATCATCCGGTCGAAGCAGCGGCCGCCGGCGTTCTGGACCAGGGACAACTCGCGGTTCCCGCGCACGAAGGGCACGCCGCGTCGCCTCGGCATCTCGGTGTGGCTGCACCTCGTCGTCGACGTGTTCTGGGTGCTGAACGGTGTCGTCTACGTCGTGCTGCTCTTCGCGACCGGGCAGTGGCTCCGGGTCGTGCCGACGAGCTGGGACGTCGTGCCGAATGCGATCTCGGTCGTCCTGCAGTACGCGTCGCTCGAATGGCCCGTCGAGCACGCGTGGCTCTACTACAACGACGCGCAGGTGCTCTCGTACTTCGCGGTCGTCTTCATCGCGTCGCCCATCGCGATCGTGACCGGGCTCCGGCTCTCTCCGGTGTGGCCGCGCGAGGGGCGTTTGACCTCGCTGCCGTCGGAGCGCACGGCGCGTGCGCTGCACTTCCCGACCATGCTCTTCTTCGTGCTCTTCACGTTCGTGCACGTCGTGCTCGTCCTCACGACCGGCGCACTCAGAAACCTGAACGCCATGTATGCCTCGCGCGATGCCGACGACTGGGTCGGCTTCGCCGTGTTCGCCGTCTCGGTCGTCGTGCTCGTCGCGGGTTGGCTGATCGCCCGGCCGCTCGTACTCGCGCCCGTCGCGGAACGTTTCGGTTCGCTCCGCCGCATGCCGCCGCCGCCGCGCCGGGACACGCCCGCGAACTGA
- a CDS encoding transglycosylase domain-containing protein, with protein sequence MAPEQHPFDDDTVEPAPQPYRHKRGRDFTETRTAHGVLGGMIGLVVASAAAGALVATAATPAISMVSVTATSTIGMFENLPGYLEIGELSEKSNIYATASDGSPVLLASFYDQNRVQVGWDQVSQYVKDAAVAGEDPRYYDHGGIDLQGTLRAAVTTASGRDTQGGSSIAQQYVKNVRVQECEREAVDETARDECYAAATETSIDRKLKEMRLAIGVEKRYSKDQILLGYLNIAGFGGTVYGIEAAANYYFSTTAANLTLAQAASLVAIVNNPVKFQLDRPESETNGAASGYAENHRRRDYILNQMLEYTKITQAEYDIAIATPVEPAISEPSTGCQTAGGSAYFCDYVAHILQNDETFGADASTRFLNFRRGGYDVYTTLDLDLQVAAERAIAENVPSTYPGWDVGGVISSVQVGTGRVLAMAQNKSYSQDPNVVAGRPDYTGINYNTDYDYGGSSGFQPGSSYKVFTLAEWLTEGHGLSERTDSRLRSNWGAFRDSCLGTQVADAGWNPRNDAGESGANYTALQSTIQSINTGFLGMAKELDLCGIAQTAERFGVHRADGNPLFQGPSAVIGTNEVAPLSMAVAFAGIANNGVSCTPIAIDRIVGRDGEELPVPQSTCAPAVSPEVAAGMHYGMTRVMSSGTGQASSGAMDPWVPVLGKTGTTDGAKDTWMVGATSKVATAAAVVSVTGDANQRGISFDSGQAATARHRMWPAVMSVAAAKYGGDGFTEAGPGPVTGRQSVAPSPGADDDDADEVE encoded by the coding sequence ATGGCACCAGAGCAGCATCCGTTCGACGACGACACCGTCGAGCCTGCCCCGCAGCCGTACCGGCACAAACGAGGCCGGGACTTCACGGAGACCCGGACCGCTCACGGCGTGCTCGGCGGCATGATCGGGCTCGTCGTCGCGAGCGCCGCGGCCGGCGCGCTCGTGGCCACCGCGGCCACCCCGGCGATCTCGATGGTGAGCGTCACCGCGACGAGCACCATCGGCATGTTCGAGAACCTGCCGGGCTACCTCGAGATCGGCGAGCTCTCCGAGAAGAGCAACATCTACGCCACGGCGTCCGACGGCTCACCCGTGCTGCTCGCCTCGTTCTACGACCAGAACCGGGTGCAGGTCGGCTGGGACCAGGTCAGTCAGTACGTCAAGGATGCCGCGGTCGCGGGCGAGGACCCGCGGTACTACGACCACGGCGGCATCGACCTCCAGGGCACGCTCCGGGCGGCCGTCACGACGGCATCCGGCCGCGACACGCAGGGCGGATCGTCCATCGCGCAGCAGTACGTCAAGAACGTGCGCGTGCAGGAGTGCGAGCGCGAAGCCGTCGACGAGACGGCGCGTGACGAGTGCTATGCGGCGGCCACCGAGACCAGCATCGATCGCAAGCTCAAAGAGATGCGGCTCGCGATCGGCGTCGAGAAGCGGTACAGCAAGGACCAGATCCTGCTCGGCTATCTGAACATCGCGGGGTTCGGCGGCACCGTCTACGGCATCGAGGCGGCGGCGAACTACTACTTCTCGACCACGGCCGCGAACCTCACCCTCGCGCAGGCCGCGTCGCTCGTGGCGATCGTGAACAACCCGGTGAAGTTCCAGCTCGACCGGCCCGAGAGCGAGACGAACGGCGCGGCGAGCGGCTACGCCGAGAATCACCGGCGGCGCGATTACATCCTGAACCAGATGCTCGAGTACACGAAGATCACGCAGGCCGAGTACGACATCGCGATCGCGACGCCCGTCGAGCCGGCGATCAGTGAGCCGAGCACCGGCTGCCAGACCGCGGGCGGCAGCGCGTACTTCTGCGACTACGTCGCGCACATCCTGCAGAACGACGAGACGTTCGGCGCCGACGCCTCGACGAGGTTCCTGAACTTCCGGCGCGGCGGCTACGACGTCTACACGACGCTCGATCTCGACCTGCAGGTCGCCGCCGAGCGGGCGATCGCGGAGAACGTGCCGTCGACCTACCCCGGCTGGGACGTGGGCGGTGTGATCTCGAGCGTGCAGGTCGGCACCGGCCGGGTGCTCGCGATGGCGCAGAACAAGTCGTACAGCCAGGACCCGAACGTCGTCGCCGGGCGACCCGACTACACCGGCATCAACTACAACACCGACTACGACTACGGCGGCTCGAGCGGGTTCCAGCCGGGGTCGTCGTACAAGGTCTTCACGCTGGCCGAGTGGCTCACCGAGGGCCATGGGCTCAGCGAGCGCACGGACTCGCGGCTGCGCAGCAACTGGGGCGCCTTCCGAGACAGCTGCCTCGGCACACAGGTCGCCGATGCCGGCTGGAACCCGCGCAATGACGCGGGGGAGTCGGGTGCGAACTACACGGCGTTGCAGTCGACGATCCAGTCGATCAACACGGGCTTCCTGGGCATGGCGAAAGAGCTCGACCTGTGCGGCATCGCGCAGACCGCGGAGCGGTTCGGTGTCCACCGCGCCGACGGGAACCCGCTCTTCCAGGGGCCGTCGGCCGTGATCGGCACGAACGAGGTGGCGCCGCTCAGCATGGCCGTCGCCTTCGCGGGCATCGCGAACAACGGCGTCTCGTGCACGCCGATCGCCATCGACCGCATCGTCGGGCGCGACGGCGAAGAGCTCCCGGTACCGCAGTCGACCTGTGCGCCGGCCGTCTCGCCCGAGGTCGCCGCCGGCATGCACTACGGCATGACGCGCGTCATGTCGAGCGGAACCGGCCAGGCCTCGAGCGGAGCCATGGACCCGTGGGTCCCGGTCCTCGGCAAGACCGGCACGACCGACGGCGCGAAGGACACGTGGATGGTCGGGGCGACCTCCAAGGTCGCCACCGCCGCCGCGGTGGTCAGCGTGACGGGCGATGCGAACCAGCGAGGCATCTCCTTCGACTCCGGCCAGGCCGCGACGGCGCGTCATCGCATGTGGCCGGCGGTCATGTCGGTCGCGGCCGCGAAGTACGGCGGTGACGGGTTCACCGAGGCCGGGCCGGGACCGGTCACGGGGCGACAGTCGGTCGCGCCCTCGCCGGGCGCCGACGACGACGACGCGGACGAGGTCGAGTAG
- a CDS encoding MBL fold metallo-hydrolase: protein MRLTKFEHAALMIEDSGSRLFIDPGKFTTPITEASGAVAVVITHQHDDHWTPEQLGRIAAKSPGVRLFGPAGVVRAAADKGIEVEAVHAGDELEVAPFRLRFFGGRHAVIHESIPVVDNLGVLVNDALYYAGDSFSVPEGVEVDVLAAPAGAPWMKIAESMDYVVEVAPKRAFPTHEMVLSRAGKDLSNARLRWATEQGGGEYLALEPGDTLDF from the coding sequence ATGCGACTGACGAAGTTCGAGCACGCGGCGCTCATGATCGAGGATTCCGGCTCGCGGCTGTTCATCGACCCCGGCAAGTTCACGACGCCGATCACCGAGGCCTCCGGGGCGGTCGCGGTCGTGATCACGCACCAGCACGACGACCATTGGACACCCGAGCAACTCGGGCGCATCGCCGCCAAGAGCCCCGGTGTGCGTCTGTTCGGCCCCGCCGGTGTCGTCCGCGCCGCGGCCGACAAGGGCATCGAGGTCGAAGCGGTGCACGCGGGCGACGAGCTCGAGGTCGCGCCGTTCCGGCTCAGGTTCTTCGGCGGCCGGCACGCGGTGATCCACGAGTCGATCCCCGTCGTCGACAATCTCGGCGTGCTCGTCAACGACGCGCTCTACTACGCGGGAGACTCGTTCAGCGTGCCGGAGGGCGTCGAGGTCGACGTGCTCGCGGCGCCGGCCGGCGCCCCCTGGATGAAGATCGCGGAGTCGATGGACTACGTCGTCGAGGTCGCACCGAAGCGCGCGTTCCCGACCCACGAGATGGTGCTCTCGCGAGCCGGCAAAGATCTGTCGAACGCACGTCTGCGTTGGGCGACCGAGCAGGGCGGCGGCGAATACCTGGCGCTCGAGCCGGGCGACACGCTCGATTTCTGA
- a CDS encoding YegS/Rv2252/BmrU family lipid kinase, protein MTRPVERLLVAVNPAASFGRNREVGGVVATRLVAEGYDVQLMREANLELLRRETEEAFARGVDGLVVVGGDGMVSLGVNVLAGSDVPFGLVAAGTGNDFARALGVPHDDPVAALDALVAALERPPTAVDVAVARHGELTTRYGVVLSAGFDAIVNERANRMVRPRGPNRYLLALMRELATFRPREYVLEIDGVRRTQRAMLVSVANTSSLGGGLRIVPDAELTDGLLDVFIVHPLSRAALLRVLPKVYEGAHVDHPAVEFVRARRVRIEADGVVAYADGERIGPLPVEVDVAPAALRVFR, encoded by the coding sequence GTGACCCGACCGGTGGAGCGCCTCCTCGTCGCCGTCAACCCTGCCGCATCGTTCGGTCGCAACCGCGAGGTCGGCGGTGTCGTGGCCACACGGCTCGTCGCCGAGGGCTACGACGTCCAGCTGATGCGCGAGGCGAACCTCGAGCTGCTGCGGCGGGAGACCGAGGAGGCGTTCGCACGCGGGGTGGATGGCCTCGTCGTCGTCGGCGGCGACGGCATGGTGTCGCTCGGTGTCAATGTGCTCGCCGGCTCCGACGTGCCGTTCGGTCTCGTCGCGGCCGGCACCGGGAACGACTTCGCCCGGGCGCTCGGGGTCCCGCACGACGACCCGGTCGCCGCACTGGACGCACTCGTCGCCGCGCTCGAGCGTCCTCCGACGGCCGTGGACGTCGCGGTCGCGCGGCACGGCGAGCTCACGACCCGGTACGGCGTCGTGCTGTCGGCGGGCTTCGATGCGATCGTGAACGAGCGGGCGAACCGGATGGTGCGGCCTCGCGGCCCGAACCGCTACCTGCTCGCCCTGATGCGTGAGCTCGCGACGTTCCGGCCGCGCGAGTACGTGCTGGAGATCGACGGGGTGCGGCGCACGCAGCGCGCGATGCTGGTGTCGGTGGCGAACACGTCGTCGCTCGGCGGAGGGCTGCGGATCGTGCCCGACGCCGAGCTCACCGACGGCCTGCTCGACGTGTTCATCGTGCATCCGCTGAGCCGGGCTGCGCTGCTGCGCGTCCTGCCGAAGGTCTACGAGGGGGCACATGTGGACCATCCCGCGGTCGAGTTCGTGCGGGCGCGTCGCGTCAGGATCGAGGCCGACGGGGTGGTCGCCTACGCCGACGGCGAGCGCATCGGACCGCTGCCCGTCGAGGTCGACGTGGCTCCGGCAGCGCTCCGCGTCTTCCGCTGA
- a CDS encoding TIGR00645 family protein, which translates to MRAPTTPPSPLSGSRSAPWGRAIGGLIFTSRWLQAPLYLGLIVAQAVYVVVFMFELWHLAETVLADPSHLDEAAIMLAVLGLIDVVMIANLLIMVIIGGYETFVSRINVENHPDQPEWLSHVNANVLKVKLAMAIIGISSIHLLKTFIEVGPLDDDGIGEGDDGYTSTGVMWQVIIHCVFILSALALAWIDRMSYHRVRPHEIHDGLPVAYSPVADPARSREHGEPVEHREHGASPNGDHPREPAEPRR; encoded by the coding sequence GTGCGCGCCCCTACGACGCCCCCTTCGCCCCTGTCCGGATCACGCTCCGCCCCGTGGGGTCGCGCGATCGGCGGACTCATCTTCACCAGCCGCTGGTTGCAGGCCCCGCTCTACCTCGGGCTGATCGTCGCCCAGGCGGTCTACGTGGTCGTCTTCATGTTCGAGCTCTGGCATCTCGCCGAGACGGTCCTCGCCGACCCGTCGCACCTCGACGAGGCGGCCATCATGCTCGCCGTGCTGGGCCTCATCGACGTCGTGATGATCGCGAACCTGCTCATCATGGTGATCATCGGCGGCTACGAGACCTTCGTCTCGCGCATCAACGTCGAGAACCACCCCGACCAGCCCGAGTGGCTCAGTCACGTCAATGCGAACGTGCTGAAGGTCAAGCTCGCGATGGCGATCATCGGCATCTCGTCCATCCACCTGCTGAAGACGTTCATCGAGGTCGGCCCCCTCGACGACGACGGCATCGGCGAGGGCGACGACGGCTACACGTCGACGGGCGTCATGTGGCAGGTCATCATCCACTGCGTGTTCATCCTGAGCGCCCTCGCGCTCGCCTGGATCGACCGCATGTCGTATCACCGCGTCCGCCCGCACGAGATCCACGACGGCCTCCCCGTCGCCTACTCGCCGGTCGCCGACCCGGCCCGATCACGCGAGCACGGTGAGCCGGTCGAGCACCGCGAGCACGGGGCATCCCCCAACGGCGACCACCCGCGCGAGCCCGCCGAACCTCGCCGCTGA
- a CDS encoding TerC family protein: MPRVLALPAWFEIGSLVVLTLILVGDLLLVLKRPHVPSFKESTLWVAFYVALALVFAGLMFVLGDAEHGGQFLAGWLTEYSLSIDNLFVFVIIMARFSVPRKLQQEVLMVGIIIALVLRGIFILLGASLIENFSWIFYLFGAWLVWTAIQQVRGDHEDEDSETFIVRMLRKRVSITDEYDGVKLRTTVDGRRYFTPMIIVFVAIGTTDLLFALDSIPAIFGITQSPFIVFTANVFALMGLRQLYFLLGGLLERLEYLKYGIAFILAFIGVKLVLHAMHENELPFINGGEHIEWAPEISTWMSLIVIVAAMAVATVASLVKARLDAKRRGHTLMEEVPHFTEDTPGKHDQ, translated from the coding sequence ATTCCGCGCGTGCTTGCCCTCCCCGCCTGGTTCGAGATCGGGTCACTGGTCGTCCTCACGCTGATCCTCGTCGGCGACCTCCTGCTCGTCCTGAAGCGACCGCACGTGCCGTCGTTCAAGGAGTCGACCCTGTGGGTCGCGTTCTACGTCGCGCTCGCGCTGGTCTTCGCCGGGCTCATGTTCGTCCTCGGCGACGCCGAGCACGGCGGGCAGTTCCTCGCCGGCTGGCTCACCGAGTACAGCCTCTCGATCGACAACCTGTTCGTGTTCGTGATCATCATGGCCAGGTTCTCGGTGCCGAGGAAGCTGCAGCAGGAGGTGCTGATGGTGGGCATCATCATCGCCCTCGTCCTACGTGGCATCTTCATCCTGCTCGGCGCCTCGCTGATCGAGAACTTCAGCTGGATCTTCTACCTCTTCGGCGCGTGGCTCGTCTGGACGGCGATCCAGCAGGTGCGCGGCGACCACGAAGACGAGGACTCCGAGACCTTCATCGTGCGGATGCTCCGCAAGCGCGTGTCGATCACTGACGAGTACGACGGGGTGAAGCTCCGCACCACCGTCGACGGCCGACGGTACTTCACGCCCATGATCATCGTGTTCGTCGCGATCGGCACGACCGACCTGCTCTTCGCACTCGACTCGATCCCCGCGATCTTCGGCATCACGCAGAGTCCGTTCATCGTGTTCACGGCCAACGTGTTCGCCCTCATGGGCCTGCGGCAGCTCTACTTCCTGCTCGGCGGCCTGCTCGAACGGCTCGAGTACCTCAAGTACGGCATCGCCTTCATCCTGGCGTTCATCGGCGTCAAGCTCGTGCTGCACGCCATGCACGAGAACGAGCTGCCGTTCATCAACGGCGGTGAGCACATCGAATGGGCGCCCGAGATCTCGACCTGGATGTCGCTCATCGTGATCGTGGCGGCAATGGCCGTCGCGACCGTCGCGAGCCTCGTCAAGGCGCGGCTCGACGCGAAGCGGCGCGGCCACACGCTCATGGAAGAGGTCCCGCACTTCACCGAGGACACACCGGGCAAGCACGACCAGTAG
- a CDS encoding PP2C family protein-serine/threonine phosphatase, giving the protein MSTDEEGRSSLPHGSAVVAYSARTDVGRVRSVNEDAYLAAAPVYLVADGMGGHARGDAASHAVLETFRRHLEPERSTTPEQVLDAIHSSNDAVRALSEEGEEGTAVAGTTLAGVALVDAGDGELRWMVFNVGDSRVYAWDGRRLEQVSVDHSAVQELLDAGVIEPEEAERHPDRNVITRALGADAFVEPDVWLVPATGRQVFLVCSDGLTKEVDDDTIARVLAGGGGHAAGIAGELVDLALERGGRDNVTAVVVESECGDVSRADDETTKDREDAVGGDLDETAPRRGSNA; this is encoded by the coding sequence GTGTCGACTGACGAGGAGGGCAGATCCTCGCTGCCACACGGGTCGGCGGTCGTCGCGTACAGTGCGCGAACCGACGTCGGCCGGGTGCGGAGCGTCAACGAGGACGCGTATCTCGCCGCCGCCCCGGTCTACCTCGTCGCCGACGGCATGGGCGGCCATGCCCGTGGCGACGCGGCGAGCCATGCGGTGCTCGAGACCTTCCGACGGCACCTCGAACCCGAGCGCTCGACGACGCCCGAGCAGGTGCTCGATGCGATCCACTCCTCGAACGATGCGGTCCGCGCGCTGAGCGAGGAGGGCGAGGAGGGCACGGCGGTGGCCGGCACCACGCTCGCCGGCGTCGCACTCGTGGACGCCGGTGACGGCGAACTGCGCTGGATGGTGTTCAATGTCGGCGACTCCCGGGTCTACGCGTGGGATGGGCGCCGGCTCGAGCAGGTCAGTGTCGACCACTCGGCGGTGCAGGAACTCCTCGATGCCGGCGTGATCGAGCCCGAAGAGGCCGAGCGCCATCCCGATCGCAACGTGATCACCCGCGCGCTCGGCGCCGACGCGTTCGTCGAACCCGACGTCTGGCTGGTGCCGGCGACCGGACGACAGGTCTTCCTCGTGTGCTCCGACGGACTCACCAAGGAGGTCGACGACGACACGATCGCCCGGGTGCTCGCCGGCGGCGGCGGCCACGCGGCGGGCATCGCCGGCGAACTCGTCGACCTCGCACTCGAACGCGGCGGCCGCGACAACGTCACCGCCGTCGTCGTCGAGTCGGAGTGCGGCGACGTCTCGCGCGCCGACGACGAGACCACCAAAGACCGTGAGGACGCCGTCGGCGGCGACCTCGATGAGACCGCCCCTCGGCGCGGATCCAACGCATGA